The Caldanaerobius fijiensis DSM 17918 genome has a window encoding:
- a CDS encoding Uma2 family endonuclease, producing MSSFPGKQKKYTYEDYLKWDDNNRYELIEGVPYLLASPSVLHQTVVGNIYFRFKGCLNDRKCKVFTAPLDVLLPQNEHIEEKDIDVVVQPDIFIVCDESKIKGGKNCKGAPDMIIEVLSPATASRDFITKQNLYERAGVKEYWVVSPEEKNIVVFRMDERMKYNTYGIYGEDSVVEVRIFPDLTIPVKDIFV from the coding sequence ATGAGCAGTTTCCCTGGAAAACAAAAAAAATACACATATGAAGATTACCTAAAATGGGATGATAACAACCGTTATGAACTTATAGAAGGTGTTCCATACCTCCTTGCATCACCTTCTGTATTGCACCAGACTGTTGTCGGCAATATATATTTTAGGTTTAAGGGGTGCCTGAACGATAGAAAATGCAAGGTTTTTACCGCTCCTTTGGATGTATTGCTGCCTCAAAATGAGCATATTGAAGAAAAGGACATCGATGTTGTGGTTCAGCCTGACATTTTTATTGTTTGTGATGAAAGTAAAATTAAGGGTGGTAAAAATTGCAAAGGTGCACCGGACATGATCATAGAAGTTCTTTCACCGGCAACTGCCAGTAGGGATTTCATCACAAAACAAAATTTGTACGAAAGAGCAGGGGTAAAAGAATACTGGGTCGTAAGCCCTGAAGAAAAGAATATCGTGGTATTCAGGATGGATGAGAGGATGAAATACAACACATATGGAATATATGGAGAAGATAGTGTAGTCGAGGTAAGAATATTTCCGGATCTTACAATACCGGTAAAAGATATATTTGTATAA
- a CDS encoding HAD-IIA family hydrolase, which yields MAKSLKDIKCFLLDMDGTFYLGDKLIPGALDFLHYLKITGRTYLFLTNNSSKDRAFYTAKLKKMGVSDITEENVFTSGEATGIYLNKLNRGKRVYLVGTPYLESELKRFGIDIVEDEPDHVVVGFDTTLTYDKLWKACDYIRQGVNYIATHPDLNCPIEGGYMPDCGAIIAFIKASTGQEPFIVGKPYPEIINSVFEKTGLGPDRLAIVGDRLYTDIKTGINAGITSILVLTGETKEEDLEKSDVRPDYVLHSIGDIVSLME from the coding sequence ATGGCAAAATCTCTAAAAGACATTAAATGTTTTTTGCTAGATATGGATGGTACCTTTTATCTTGGTGACAAATTGATACCTGGTGCGCTGGATTTTTTGCACTATTTGAAAATTACTGGTAGAACTTACCTTTTTTTAACTAACAATTCGTCAAAAGACAGGGCTTTTTATACGGCGAAACTGAAGAAGATGGGTGTTTCAGATATAACTGAAGAAAATGTATTTACATCGGGTGAAGCTACAGGTATATATTTGAATAAATTGAACAGAGGTAAAAGGGTGTATCTGGTCGGCACCCCATATCTGGAGTCTGAATTAAAAAGATTTGGCATAGATATAGTTGAAGATGAACCTGACCACGTTGTGGTGGGTTTTGATACCACACTTACATACGATAAGTTATGGAAGGCCTGTGATTATATAAGGCAAGGAGTAAACTACATAGCGACACACCCTGATTTAAACTGTCCTATAGAAGGCGGTTATATGCCGGACTGTGGTGCCATTATCGCTTTTATAAAAGCCTCTACCGGTCAGGAACCCTTTATAGTGGGCAAACCCTACCCTGAGATCATAAACTCCGTATTTGAGAAAACCGGTCTTGGTCCTGATAGGTTAGCAATTGTAGGGGATAGGCTATATACCGATATTAAAACAGGTATAAATGCAGGTATAACATCTATTCTCGTACTTACCGGGGAGACAAAAGAAGAAGATCTGGAAAAATCAGACGTAAGGCCTGATTATGTGCTGCATTCCATAGGCGATATAGTATCTCTAATGGAATGA
- a CDS encoding AAA family ATPase yields the protein MKLEEIKRLCDSIKDNISRVIVGKSDVIDLVLTALIAGGHVLLEDVPGMGKTMMAKSLASSINATFKRVQFTPDLLPSDLTGINFYNQKLGEFVFRPGPIFSQILLADEINRATPRTQSSLLECMEEKQVTIDGETHVLKQPFFVIATQNPVETQGTFPLPEAQLDRFLMKIHMGYPTLDEGKLILSRFNGENPLYDIKPVADVEQIVDAQKSYSAVFVSDAVKEYILNLADATRQHRDIELGISPRGCLAVMKACQVWAILKGRDYVIPDDVKEMLMPVWGHRMIFRGNARVKGMASQKVIEDILGKVPVPTEDFMAL from the coding sequence GTGAAACTGGAGGAAATAAAGAGATTGTGCGACAGCATCAAGGATAATATTTCCAGGGTAATAGTGGGTAAAAGCGACGTGATAGACCTTGTATTGACGGCTTTGATCGCAGGGGGACATGTTTTGCTTGAAGATGTTCCAGGGATGGGTAAGACCATGATGGCAAAGAGTCTGGCGAGTTCCATCAACGCTACTTTTAAGAGGGTACAATTTACACCGGATTTGCTCCCTTCTGATTTGACGGGTATAAATTTTTATAATCAAAAGCTGGGAGAATTTGTATTTCGCCCAGGACCTATATTTTCACAGATATTGCTGGCCGATGAAATAAACAGAGCCACTCCCAGGACTCAATCCAGCCTTCTAGAATGTATGGAAGAAAAACAGGTGACCATTGACGGAGAAACTCATGTATTAAAGCAGCCATTTTTTGTTATAGCCACTCAAAACCCTGTGGAAACACAGGGAACTTTTCCTCTTCCTGAAGCGCAGTTGGATAGATTTTTGATGAAAATTCATATGGGATATCCTACTCTTGATGAGGGAAAACTCATACTTAGCCGCTTTAACGGCGAGAATCCTCTTTACGATATAAAACCGGTGGCCGATGTGGAACAGATAGTTGATGCTCAGAAAAGCTACAGCGCCGTATTTGTCAGTGATGCTGTAAAGGAGTATATATTAAATTTGGCAGATGCCACAAGGCAGCATAGAGATATCGAGCTGGGAATAAGTCCCAGAGGATGTCTTGCTGTCATGAAAGCCTGTCAGGTGTGGGCTATATTAAAGGGCCGGGATTATGTGATACCTGACGATGTAAAAGAGATGCTCATGCCGGTCTGGGGCCATCGAATGATATTCAGGGGAAATGCCAGGGTTAAAGGTATGGCTTCCCAAAAGGTAATAGAGGATATACTGGGAAAGGTCCCGGTGCCAACGGAAGATTTTATGGCATTATAG